The following proteins are encoded in a genomic region of Panthera leo isolate Ple1 chromosome F2, P.leo_Ple1_pat1.1, whole genome shotgun sequence:
- the CCDC166 gene encoding coiled-coil domain-containing protein 166, translating to MAPKKQLGTSAGRRPGAAGDGAEPPLSERGQYLQREYTLLSEQLDACEARVDQVLQENAFLDREAPRLREENRLYASYMSARAQRCAHAVVRVEEQNRVDLTRIHGQRAELESLYRGRENGVRAQLLEMEARAARMARQVQELQPYKELQLEQLARIRALERELLHMRVDHTQLLHRVKGRFLEDKAAFEREARQRVQSLGRRAEREAARALVAHTQAIKADNARLRQELLRLLGWAQLLHDTRRQLLEQREQLRREHEDTWDLARVHGWLRRGPGGPPLWRPPPPPPPPPPPPPPARPASHQGSLAASTAPSRGASQTPTWLPRVGSRAPSQAPSKEGSGASFQAPLRAGSHFLSSTPSHPGSRVASSTPARPGSRVPSLVPSRPGSRVSSRASYGASENTAPSAKSVPGPGSSRPPDAGDRGH from the exons ATGGCTCCCAAGAAGCAGCTCGGGACCAGCGCGGGGCGCCGGCCGGGCGCGGCGGGAGACGGGGCCGAGCCGCCGCTGTCGGAGCGCGGGCAGTACCTGCAGCGCGAGTACACGCTGCTCTCGGAGCAGCTGGACGCCTGCGAGGCGCGCGTGGACCAGGTGCTGCAGGAGAACGCCTTCCTGGACCGCGAGGCGCCGCGCTTGCGCGAGGAGAACCGGCTCTACGCCAGCTACATGAGCGCGCGCGCGCAGCGCTGCGCCCACGCCGTCGTCCGGGTGGAAGAGCAGAACCGCGTGGACCTGACCCGGATCCACGGGCAGCGGGCCGAGCTGGAGTCGCTCTACCGCGGGCGCGAGAACGGAGTGCGCGCGCAGCTGCTGGAGATGGAGGCGCGCGCGGCGCGGATGGCGCGGCAGGTGCAGGAGCTGCAGCCCTACAAG GAGCTGCAGCTGGAGCAGTTGGCCCGGATCCGGGCGCTGGAGCGCGAGCTGCTGCACATGCGCGTGGATCACACGCAGCTGCTTCACCGTGTGAAAGGGCGCTTCCTGGAGGACAAGGCGGCCTTCGAGCGCGAGGCGCGTCAGCGCGTGCAGTCCTTGGGGCGGCGCGCGGAGCGAGAGGCGGCGCGCGCGCTCGTCGCGCACACGCAGGCCATTAAGGCTGACAACGCGCGCCTGCGGCAGGAGCTGCTGCGGCTGCTTGGCTGGGCCCAGCTGCTGCATGACACGCGGCGCCAGCTGCTGGAGCAGCGTGAACAGCTGCGGCGCGAGCACGAGGACACTTGGGACCTGGCGCGTGTGCATGGCTGGCTGCGCCGGGGCCCAGGGGGCCCGCCGCTCtggcggccgccgccgccgccgccgccaccgccaccgccaccgccaccagCGCGGCCCGCCTCGCATCAGGGGTCCTTGGCCGCCTCCACAGCCCCATCGCGCGGGGCCTCCCAGACCCCGACATGGCTCCCGCGGGTGGGCTCCAGGGCCCCATCACAGGCCCCTTCGAAGGAGGGTTCAGGGGCTTCATTCCAGGCCCCGTTGCGCGCGGGCTCCCACTTCCTGTCCTCGACCCCGTCCCACCCCGGCTCTCGGGTCGCGTCCTCGACCCCAGCCCGCCCGGGGTCCCGGGTCCCATCCTTGGTCCCGTCGCGCCCAGGCTCCCGGGTCTCTTCGCGGGCCTCATACGGGGCCTCAGAGAATACCGCCCCCTCTGCCAAGTCTGTCCCGGGGCCAGGCTCTTCCCGTCCCCCAGACGCAGGAGACCGTGGACACTGA